Below is a genomic region from Sphingomonas sp. KR3-1.
GGCTGCCACTTCACATAGGCGAGGCTGCGCCACAGCCACTCCAGCGGGCCGCTGACGAAGTGGCGCATCCACCAATTGGCGAAGGCGATCAGCGCCGCGATCCCGATCACCGAGACCAGCGCCGATTGCGCCCAGCCATAGCGGCCCCAGGGCAGCAGGCCCCAGGGCGCGAACAGGATGTATTTCCCCACCGCCTGCTCGAGGAAATAGAGCGAGAAGGCCATGCGGCCGGGCGCCTTGAGGACGCCGAGCGCAGCATTGCCGGCGCGCGACTTGGCGATCAGGTTGATCAGCGCGAGATGGCCGAGGCCGATCGCCATCCGCGCGAACTCGCCGGTGATCCACAGCGAGCGCGGGCCCGGCGAGAAGCTGAGCGTCTCCGAGATGCCATAGGCGCGCGCGACGATGCCGAAGCTGTAGCCGCCTACCGCCAGCCACAGATAGAAACGCGCGCTCCTGAGACCCTGGATCACGCCCCATTTCCACAGCGCGACGCCGATCAGCATCGTGCAGAACGCTTCGAGCACATCCCAGATCAGCCAGTTGCTGGCGAGATAGCTCCAATAATTCCAGGCTTCCTTGGCATAGGGCAGCCAGCCGCCGCGATGCGCCTGCACTTCGCGCGCGACCAGCGCGGGATCGGGCGTGTGCCGCCCGAGCTTCTGCCACTGCGCCAGCGCCGCCGGATCGCCCGCCTCGACCTGGCGGGTGAGCGTCACCCGCTCGGCATATTCGCGCGCGCCATATTCGGGAATGCCCACCCCGGTCAGCACCGCCCAGCCGAGGCCCAGCGTCACCAGCCATTTCGGGCTCAGCGTGCGGAACGGGAAGAGGAACAGCGCAGCGAGCGCATAGATGTGGAGGATGTCGCCCGGCCAGAGCAGCACGAACACGTCGAACAGGCCGAAGGCGAGCAGCCACAGGTTGCGGCGATAATAGAGGTCGGCGACCGCGACCGGCCCGTCCGGCGCCATCGCCTTGCGCGCCAATACCATCATGCCGGCGCCGAACAGAAATTCGAGCAGGCAGCGCTGGGTGCCGGCGAAGAAGAGGTTGATCGCCACCCAGGCGTCGCGGTCCGCCGCGCTCCAGCCGATCAGGCGGACATCGGCCGAGAAGGTCCAGACGCTCGCCGCCATATAGGGGACGTTGATGAAGAAGATGCCGAGGATCGCGACTCCGCGCAGCATGTCGAGCACGTCGATGCGCGCCCGGCCGGCCACCGGCGCCAACATGCTACTACCCGACTCGACCATTGACGCGGCCCACCCAACCCGAAACCCGGCTGGTTTAACGTGGATCAGTCAACACGACGTAAAGGCCGTGGGCGGGATCAGCGCGAAAGCACTGCCGCGAACTCGGCCATCGGCGCGCTTTCGGGCCATTGCGGCACGTCGTCGGCGATGACGACCCAGGGCTGCTTGCGCTTCACCCAGATATGCGCAGCGGGCACCAGCTCGTCGCTGCGATCGAGCGTGCCGGCGCGCACCATCGCCAGCCCGGGACGGGCGCTGTTGGTGTTGTAGATCCGCGTGTGGCAGGTGCCGCAGACTCGCTGACGCGACGTCGATCCGCTCGGATTGGTGAAGCTGTATTCGACCACCGGCCCTTCGACCGACAATGCCCCCTCGCTGACCGGCGCCTGCTCGGTGAAGGCGCTCCCCGCCCAGCTCTGGCACTTCAGGCAATGGCAGCAATAGACCGCCGGCAGGTCGTCCAATGCCAGCGTGTAGCGGACGGCGCCGCAATGGCAGCCGCCCGCGATCACGGTTACGCCGCCTTTTTGAGGTGGCGGCGGCCGAGCAGCTCGGCGATCTGCACCGCGTTGAGCGCCGCGCCCTTGCGGAGGTTGTCGCTGACGCACCAGAGCGACAGGCCGTTCTCCACCGTCGAGTCCTCGCGGACGCGGCTGATGAAGGTGGCATATTCGCCGACGCACTCGATCGGAGTGACGTAGCCGCCATCCTCATGCTTATCGATCAGCATCACGCCCGGCGCCTCGCGCAGGATCTTCTTGGCCTGCTCGGCCGAGATCTCGTCCTCGAACTCGATGTTGATCGCTTCCGAATGGCCGACGAACACCGGCACGCGCACGCAGGTGGCGGTGACCTTGATCTTGGGATCGAGGATCTTCTTGGTCTCGACCACCATCTTCCACTCTTCCTTGGTCGAGCCGTCGTCCAGGAAGGAGTCGATGTGCGGGATCACGTTGAAGGCGATCTGCTTGGTGAACTTCCTCGGCTCGGCGCTGTCGCCGACGAAGATGTTGCGGCTCTGCTCGAACAGCTCGTCCATGCCCGCCTTGCCCGCGCCGGAGACCGACTGGTAGGTGGCGACGACGACGCGCTTGATCTTGGCGGCATCGTGGAGCGGCTTGAGCGCCACCACCATCTGCGCGGTCGAGCAGTTCGGGTTCGCGATGATGCCGCGCTTGGTATAGCCGTCGATCGCCTCCGGGTTCACCTCGGGCACGATCAGCGGCACGTCCGGGTCCATGCGGTAGAGCGACGCATTGTCGATCACCGTGCAGCCGGCAGCGGCGAACTTGGGCGCATAGAGCTTCGAGCCTTCCGAGCCGATCGCGAACAGCGCGATGTCCCAGCCTGCGGGGTCGAAATGCTCGATGTTCTGGATCTTGTACTGTTTCCCGGTCTCGCCGAAGTCGACCATGTCGCCCGTCGAGCGCGACGAAGCCAGCACGGCCAGCTCGTCGATCGGGAATTCCCGCTCGGCCAGGATGTTCAACATTTCGCGCCCGACATTGCCGGTGGCGCCTGCGACGACGACACGGTAGCCCATCATGTACTCCAGGGTGGTAATCGAGCGCCGCGCTACGCCGATCGCGGCAGGGGCGCAAGCAAGCGCTGCTTGTTTCGCGCCATGGCTCCGCTTTGGTCGATTTCGTTCAAGACAGGTTTCGCGTAATTTTGTTACGCCCGCCCCCGAGGATGAGGGGGCCTGAACGATGCGCCGGATGCTGCTGATCGTGCTGCTGGGGCTGAGCCTGGGCAGCTGCGCCACCAAGGGCGCGCTCAAGATGGCGTGCGCGGACTTCTCCAGCTTCATCCATCCGATCGAGATGACGCCGCTCGAGCGCCAGATCCGCGCGCTCGACCTCGAGGCGCTGCCGCCCGCCGAGCGCGAGCTGGCGGATCGGCTCGCCGCGCCCGAGATCGCGCGGCTGCAGGCCGACCCCGCCTTCCTCGCCGCAGCCCCGGCTCCCAGCCGCCCGGTGCTGCTGCTCTCGGGCGGCGGGCAATGGGGCGCATTCGGCGTCGGGCTGATGAACCAGCTCGTCGAGAACCACCAATTCCCCGATTTCGCGGTGGTGACAGGCGTGAGCACGGGCGCGCTGCAATCGCTGTTCGTCGGTGCCGGGCTGGACCGGCAGGACGCGCAGGGCAAGGCGATCCGCGACGCGCTGGAGATCGCCTATTCACCAGCCAGGGAAAGCGACATCGTCAACCGCGAGAGCATCCAGGCGCTGGCGGCGATCACCGGCGCGATGGCCGGCCTGGCGCCGCTCAAGCGCCGGTTCGAGGACCGGATCTGCCCGAAGATCTACGACCCCAAGTCGCCCGCCGGCCAGGCCGGGGTGTGCATCGTCCAGACGCTGCGCGACACCCGGACGCGCAAGGTGCTGCTCGGGCTGATCGAGGCCAATTCGGGCGCGTTCGGCTATATCGACGTGCAGGAGCTGCTCGCGCCCTACGGCAACAGCGACGCGGACCTCGCCAAGGCCACCCAGTGCCTGGCGGGCGCGGCGCTCGCCTCGGCAGCGGTGCCGGTGTTCTACCAGCAGGTCCGGGTCGACGGGAAAACCTATTATGACGGCGGCGTGCGGCAATCGGTGTTCCTCGCATCGGTGGCCGATGCGCAGCGGCTGGCCGGCGACGTGGTGCGGCGCGAGCGGGCGCGGCTGCTCGGGCGCGAGGCGGGCGCGGCGCCCGGCGGCGGAAGCGACATCTATGTGATCCGCAACGGCCCCACGGTGCTGCCGCCCGACCAGGTGGTGATGCCGGGCTATCCGTCGGAGATAGACCAGAAGGCCGATGCGCTGACCGCCGCGCAGCGCGGCGAGGCGATCATGGTCAACCAGCTCGAAGTCGGCTCGATCGCCGCGCTGCGGCTCAGCCGGCCGGGCGGCGCGATCTGGTTCGTCAGCGCCGACGGATTCGAGAACTACACGCCGACCTATGACCTCACGGTACGCTGCGGCAAGCTCAAGGAGGCGAACCGCAAGGCGATGTTCGTGCCGCCGTTCATGAAGTGCATGATGGACTATGGCCGCAACCGCGCCACCGGGGGCGAGCCGTGGATCGACCTGTGCCATTATGACGGGACGGAAACCCGGGCGATCTGCCGGCGGCCGGACGGGACGATGCCGGGCGCTGTGGGGCGGCGCTAGGCCGTCTGCCGCTGGCGGAACGGCTGCCAGTGCACATAGGCGAGGCTGCGCCAGAGCCATTCGAGCGGTCCGGCAGCGAAGAAGCGCAACCAGACATTGGCCAGCAGGAGCTGCGCGGCGATGACGATCAGCACCGTGCCCGCCAGGTCGGACCAGCCTTGCCGGCCCCATAGCCCCAGCCCCCAGGGCGAATAGAGGAGCTGCAGCCCGATGATCTGCTGCAGGAAATAGAGCGAGAACGCCATTCGCCCGGCCGCCTTGAACGGCGCCAGGAGCGCCCGCCCCGCCCCGCTCTTCACTGCCAGGTTGACCAGCGCGACATGGCCGATCGAGACCGCCATTCGCGCGAATTCCGCCGTCATCCACATCAGCTTGGGCCCGGGAATGTCCGACAGATATTCGAAGCTCGCCACGGTGCGCAGCGCCAGGCCGGGGAGATAGCAGGCGAGCATCAGCAGCAGGTATAAGCGCGCGCTCCTTTGCCCCTGGATCACACCCCATTTCCACAGCGCTATGCCGACCAGCATCATGCAGAAAGCCTCGGCGACGCTCTTCAAGATCTCGGGCCAGAGGAACATCTGGTAGAAGCCGATCTGCAGCCCTGCATAGGCCCAGAGACTGCCGCCATGCCCCTTGGCCTCCATTGCCCGCACGCCCTGCATTTCCTCGCCGCCGGTGCGCAGATTCTCGACCTTCTTGCGCCAGTCCTCGAGCGCCTTCTTCTCCTCGGCGCTGACCGGCCGGTGGCTGGCGAGCTTCGCCTCGGCGACATGCGCACGCTCGACCAGAGTGTTGCGCTCGACATAGCGCCAGGCTCCGGTGCCCGCCGTATAGAGCGCGAAGCCCATGCCCAGCACGATCAGCCATTTCGGACTCACCCGGCGGAACGGGAAAAGCAGCAGCGCCGCCAGCGCATAGATGTGGAGGATGTCGCCCGGCCAGAGCAGGACGAAGATGTCTAAGATGCCGAAGGCGAGCAGCCAGAGATTGCGCCGCCAATAGAGGTCGGCGACCGCCACTGGCCCGTCGGGCGCCATCGCTGCGCGGGCGAACACCATCAGCCCGGCGCCGAACAGCATTTCGAGCAGGCCGCGCTGGGTGCCCTCCAGCACCACCTGGATTCCCCACCAGCTCGCCTGGTCGAGCGGCTTCCAGCCGATCAGCCGGGGATCGAGGAACAGCTTGGAGACCTGCGCCCCCATGAAGGGGATGTTCATGAAGAAGATGCCGAGGATCGCCAGCCCGCGCAGCATGTCGAGCACGTCGATCCGCGCCTTGCCGCGTACCGGCGCAAGCGGCACCCCCGTCGCATCCGTCATTCGCATGTCCCCCACCGAAGCGGGGGATGCTACGTCACCGAGAAACCTGCGTCGAGTCGCAGATATATGGGGTTACTTCGCCCCCGTCTTGCGATCGAGGAAGTCGAGGATCGTGTTCCACAGGTGGACGCTGATCCCCGGACCGCCGACGCGGTGGGTGTGGCCGGGGTAGAACATCATCTCGAACGGCACTTCGGCCTTTTGCAGCGTCGCCGCCAGCGCGGTGCTGTTCTCGAACACGACATTGTCGTCCGACATGCCATGGATCAGCAGCAGCGGATCAGCGATCTTGGCCGCCTCGCCGATATTGTCCGACGCCTTGTACGCCTCGGGCACCTTGTTCGGATCGCCCATGTAGCGCTCGGTATAATGGGTGTCGTACAGCTCCCACTTGGTCACCGGCGCACCGGCCACGCCCGCGGCGAACACCCCCGGCGCCTTCTCCAGCAGCTTCAGGCTCATGTAACCGCCATAGGACCAGCCATAGGTGACGACCTTGTTCGGATCGACATAGGGCAACGTCTTCAGATAGTTCGCACCCGCGACCTGGTCCTCGACCTCGACCGTGCCCATCGCGTGCCAGATCTGGCTCTCGAAATCGACGCCGCGATTGGCCGAGCCGCGATTGTCGAGCTGGAACCAGATATAGCCGCGCGAGACGAGATACTGCTCGAGCGAGCCGCCCCAGGCCTTGCTCACCTGCTGCGCGTGCGGCCCGCCATAATGCTGGAAGAACACCGGGTATTTCTTGCCCGGCTCAAGCTTGGGCGTAATCATCTCCCAGTGCAGCACGCTACCGTCGGCCGCCTTGATCGTGCCGAAGGTTCGCTCGCGGTGCGCCGCGAGATAGGGATTGTAGGGATGATCGGCGGCGGTGACCGCATTCTCGTTCACCCAGGCGATGCGCTTGCCCGATGCGTCCGCCAGATAGGTCTGCGACGGCTGGTTGGGGTTCGAGCGCGTGACGATCGCATGGGTGCCCGAGGCGTCCATCACTGCGCCGTTCCACCAGCCGGCCTCGGTGAGGCGCGTGACCGCGGCGGGCTTGCGGTAGTCGACCGAATAGAGATGCCGCTCGAGCACGCCGTCCTTGTTGCCGAGGAAGAAGACGCGGCCCTTGGCCTCGTCAACGCCGGTCACGTCGGGCGTGACTTCCCAGTCGCCCCTGGTGAGCTGGGTGAACTTGCCCTTGGCGAAACGGTAGAGATGGCCGTGACCGTCGCGCTCGGACCACCAGAGCAGGCTGCCGTCGCCGAGCGGGGTAAGCGCGTGGCTGAGGTTGACCCAGCTCTTCGCCCGCGCCTTCTCGCTGAACAGCAGGTTCGCCTTGCCGGTGGCGGGATCGACGGCGAGCAGA
It encodes:
- a CDS encoding patatin-like phospholipase family protein; the protein is MRRMLLIVLLGLSLGSCATKGALKMACADFSSFIHPIEMTPLERQIRALDLEALPPAERELADRLAAPEIARLQADPAFLAAAPAPSRPVLLLSGGGQWGAFGVGLMNQLVENHQFPDFAVVTGVSTGALQSLFVGAGLDRQDAQGKAIRDALEIAYSPARESDIVNRESIQALAAITGAMAGLAPLKRRFEDRICPKIYDPKSPAGQAGVCIVQTLRDTRTRKVLLGLIEANSGAFGYIDVQELLAPYGNSDADLAKATQCLAGAALASAAVPVFYQQVRVDGKTYYDGGVRQSVFLASVADAQRLAGDVVRRERARLLGREAGAAPGGGSDIYVIRNGPTVLPPDQVVMPGYPSEIDQKADALTAAQRGEAIMVNQLEVGSIAALRLSRPGGAIWFVSADGFENYTPTYDLTVRCGKLKEANRKAMFVPPFMKCMMDYGRNRATGGEPWIDLCHYDGTETRAICRRPDGTMPGAVGRR
- a CDS encoding DUF418 domain-containing protein, giving the protein MTDATGVPLAPVRGKARIDVLDMLRGLAILGIFFMNIPFMGAQVSKLFLDPRLIGWKPLDQASWWGIQVVLEGTQRGLLEMLFGAGLMVFARAAMAPDGPVAVADLYWRRNLWLLAFGILDIFVLLWPGDILHIYALAALLLFPFRRVSPKWLIVLGMGFALYTAGTGAWRYVERNTLVERAHVAEAKLASHRPVSAEEKKALEDWRKKVENLRTGGEEMQGVRAMEAKGHGGSLWAYAGLQIGFYQMFLWPEILKSVAEAFCMMLVGIALWKWGVIQGQRSARLYLLLMLACYLPGLALRTVASFEYLSDIPGPKLMWMTAEFARMAVSIGHVALVNLAVKSGAGRALLAPFKAAGRMAFSLYFLQQIIGLQLLYSPWGLGLWGRQGWSDLAGTVLIVIAAQLLLANVWLRFFAAGPLEWLWRSLAYVHWQPFRQRQTA
- a CDS encoding S9 family peptidase, translating into MANEALAQTKGLTLDRVFASPDLNGPQPRGAKLSPDGKFLTLLRNRADEKERFDLWAMDTRTGEWRMLVDSKKVGTGAELSEAEKMQRERARIGGSKGIVAYDWAPDGKSVLVPLEGELYRAGLDGSVSKLPTKAGPKLNAEISPAGGFVSYVQDQNLVVMGLADGRARPITDDGDGTVHWGEAEFVAQEEMDRFKGYWWSPGDRYVAVERFDEAPVGIVTRAAIGAEGTSVYQQRYPKAGTPNAKVELYVMDANGDHKVGVELGADADIYLARVDWSKDGKTLYVQRENRDQTQLDLLAVDPATGKANLLFSEKARAKSWVNLSHALTPLGDGSLLWWSERDGHGHLYRFAKGKFTQLTRGDWEVTPDVTGVDEAKGRVFFLGNKDGVLERHLYSVDYRKPAAVTRLTEAGWWNGAVMDASGTHAIVTRSNPNQPSQTYLADASGKRIAWVNENAVTAADHPYNPYLAAHRERTFGTIKAADGSVLHWEMITPKLEPGKKYPVFFQHYGGPHAQQVSKAWGGSLEQYLVSRGYIWFQLDNRGSANRGVDFESQIWHAMGTVEVEDQVAGANYLKTLPYVDPNKVVTYGWSYGGYMSLKLLEKAPGVFAAGVAGAPVTKWELYDTHYTERYMGDPNKVPEAYKASDNIGEAAKIADPLLLIHGMSDDNVVFENSTALAATLQKAEVPFEMMFYPGHTHRVGGPGISVHLWNTILDFLDRKTGAK
- a CDS encoding GFA family protein, with the translated sequence MIAGGCHCGAVRYTLALDDLPAVYCCHCLKCQSWAGSAFTEQAPVSEGALSVEGPVVEYSFTNPSGSTSRQRVCGTCHTRIYNTNSARPGLAMVRAGTLDRSDELVPAAHIWVKRKQPWVVIADDVPQWPESAPMAEFAAVLSR
- a CDS encoding aspartate-semialdehyde dehydrogenase, with product MGYRVVVAGATGNVGREMLNILAEREFPIDELAVLASSRSTGDMVDFGETGKQYKIQNIEHFDPAGWDIALFAIGSEGSKLYAPKFAAAGCTVIDNASLYRMDPDVPLIVPEVNPEAIDGYTKRGIIANPNCSTAQMVVALKPLHDAAKIKRVVVATYQSVSGAGKAGMDELFEQSRNIFVGDSAEPRKFTKQIAFNVIPHIDSFLDDGSTKEEWKMVVETKKILDPKIKVTATCVRVPVFVGHSEAINIEFEDEISAEQAKKILREAPGVMLIDKHEDGGYVTPIECVGEYATFISRVREDSTVENGLSLWCVSDNLRKGAALNAVQIAELLGRRHLKKAA
- a CDS encoding DUF418 domain-containing protein; its protein translation is MLAPVAGRARIDVLDMLRGVAILGIFFINVPYMAASVWTFSADVRLIGWSAADRDAWVAINLFFAGTQRCLLEFLFGAGMMVLARKAMAPDGPVAVADLYYRRNLWLLAFGLFDVFVLLWPGDILHIYALAALFLFPFRTLSPKWLVTLGLGWAVLTGVGIPEYGAREYAERVTLTRQVEAGDPAALAQWQKLGRHTPDPALVAREVQAHRGGWLPYAKEAWNYWSYLASNWLIWDVLEAFCTMLIGVALWKWGVIQGLRSARFYLWLAVGGYSFGIVARAYGISETLSFSPGPRSLWITGEFARMAIGLGHLALINLIAKSRAGNAALGVLKAPGRMAFSLYFLEQAVGKYILFAPWGLLPWGRYGWAQSALVSVIGIAALIAFANWWMRHFVSGPLEWLWRSLAYVKWQPLRRSEVNAPLPTGRSSSVRAASAAAPPAAR